From one Arcobacter lacus genomic stretch:
- a CDS encoding lytic transglycosylase domain-containing protein yields the protein MKKILIFLLFAISLNADIATATTDFMQKDFKITLSWLQEKPKSPAKDFFIIQYLNQEENLSFEEAKTVYDMRYGKNASLDKLFNQRYKKNIPEEDLKCYRASIEELKNSDVRCIALGLSLKEASLLSKKDLEFFINKLDSYPTLKNNLKLISSTDPFNSFINSGTKKFLQLFFELEDSYTIRYLNKELPLEFLTKLTQEADFNRFLRTIIFSKDFPNIQKSLFALNSIKTFTPDIDFILGINAINNNNPTIAKSFFLTSFNKTNQRDMKDKAAFWLYLVTKENYYLEELAKSWDNSLYVLYAKELLNIKPDNIIYNLEVKNQKSSYDIYNAFDWLNVVEDTKTNLDDIKLQKYSNIFTDENTMPHLAFVLERYNKSKIQYFITPYKDIIGKYDIYKQILLYSLARQESRFIPSSISVSSALGVMQIMPFLSLDISQKLNEDYNIYEQFVPKKNIEYASFHLDTLMNQFDNNPLFIAYAYNGGGGYTKGQLKKGLFKEKGKFEPFLSMELISSGETREYGKKVLANFYIYNNYLNSENKISLSTILQNLVSPY from the coding sequence ATGAAAAAAATTTTGATATTTTTGCTTTTTGCAATATCTTTAAATGCGGATATTGCAACAGCAACTACCGATTTTATGCAAAAAGACTTTAAAATAACTCTATCTTGGCTTCAAGAAAAACCTAAATCTCCTGCAAAAGATTTTTTTATTATTCAATATCTAAATCAAGAGGAAAATTTATCTTTTGAAGAGGCTAAAACTGTCTATGATATGAGATATGGTAAAAATGCTTCTTTAGATAAACTTTTCAATCAAAGATATAAAAAAAATATCCCAGAAGAAGATTTAAAATGTTATAGAGCTTCAATTGAAGAGTTAAAAAATAGCGATGTAAGATGTATTGCATTAGGATTATCTTTAAAAGAGGCTTCTTTATTGTCGAAAAAAGATTTAGAATTTTTTATTAACAAATTAGATTCTTACCCTACTTTAAAAAATAACTTAAAACTTATTTCATCAACTGATCCTTTTAACTCTTTTATAAATAGTGGTACAAAAAAGTTTCTACAACTATTTTTTGAACTTGAAGATAGTTATACTATAAGATATTTAAATAAAGAATTACCTTTGGAATTTTTAACAAAACTTACACAAGAAGCTGATTTTAATAGGTTCTTACGAACTATTATTTTTAGTAAAGATTTTCCAAATATTCAAAAATCTTTGTTTGCTCTAAATAGTATTAAAACATTTACACCTGATATTGATTTTATTCTTGGGATTAATGCAATAAATAATAATAATCCAACAATTGCAAAAAGCTTTTTTCTTACATCTTTTAATAAAACAAACCAAAGAGACATGAAAGATAAGGCTGCTTTTTGGTTATATTTAGTAACAAAAGAAAATTACTATTTAGAAGAACTAGCTAAAAGTTGGGATAATAGTTTATATGTTTTATATGCAAAAGAGTTGTTAAATATAAAACCAGATAATATTATTTACAATCTTGAAGTAAAAAATCAAAAAAGCTCTTATGATATTTATAATGCTTTTGATTGGTTAAATGTTGTTGAAGATACGAAAACAAACCTTGATGATATAAAACTACAAAAGTACTCAAATATTTTTACAGATGAAAATACAATGCCACATTTAGCTTTTGTTTTAGAAAGATATAATAAATCTAAAATTCAATATTTTATAACTCCATATAAAGATATAATTGGAAAATATGATATATATAAACAAATTTTACTCTATTCTCTTGCTAGACAAGAAAGTAGATTTATCCCCTCTTCTATTTCTGTATCTTCAGCTTTAGGTGTTATGCAAATAATGCCTTTTTTATCTTTGGATATTTCACAAAAATTAAATGAAGATTATAATATTTATGAACAATTTGTTCCAAAAAAGAATATTGAATATGCAAGTTTTCATTTAGATACATTAATGAATCAATTTGATAATAATCCTTTATTTATAGCTTACGCTTATAATGGCGGTGGAGGATACACTAAAGGTCAATTAAAAAAAGGATTATTTAAAGAAAAAGGTAAATTTGAACCATTTTTAAGTATGGAGTTAATATCTTCTGGCGAAACAAGAGAATATGGGAAAAAAGTTTTAGCAAACTTTTATATCTATAATAATTATTTAAATAGTGAAAATAAAATTTCACTATCTACTATTTTACAAAACCTAGTGTCACCTTATTAG
- the folP gene encoding dihydropteroate synthase — MKTYKISLNNSKKFFENLGCDSGGISILSKKSKLHTLYIKDLHVGAANILKQDALSIGADLAVPNGVIIAKDKYVNALLIGTTKHFENLAKKELAQPFGLKELAKSLKDYVKEQNYPIKIMGVLNANEDSFFKNSRFDNSEACLKIEKMIEDGANIIDIGAVSSRPGSLPVSENIELDRLKDIVQTIYQNKYYEKVDFSIDSFSPKVIEYVLNHGFKIVNDITGLENDEVCKLVSKYNAQAVIMHMQNNQTNMQEAPFYEDVIVEIDDFFNNRLEKVKSFGVKDIVLDVGIGFGKTLEHNLLLLKNLEHFKHFGYELLIGASRKSMIDKITPTEILDRLPGTLAIHLESIRNGASIIRCHDVKEHFQAIKVFEAIENIN; from the coding sequence ATGAAAACATATAAAATATCACTAAATAATTCAAAAAAGTTTTTTGAAAATCTTGGTTGTGATAGTGGCGGTATTTCGATTTTATCAAAAAAATCAAAACTTCATACTTTATATATAAAAGATTTACATGTTGGTGCTGCAAATATTTTAAAACAAGATGCTTTATCTATTGGAGCAGATTTAGCTGTACCAAATGGAGTTATAATTGCCAAAGATAAATATGTAAATGCCTTACTTATAGGAACTACAAAACATTTTGAGAATTTAGCAAAAAAAGAGTTAGCACAACCTTTTGGATTAAAAGAGTTAGCAAAATCTTTAAAAGATTATGTAAAAGAGCAAAACTATCCTATAAAAATAATGGGTGTTTTAAATGCAAATGAGGATTCATTTTTTAAAAATAGTAGATTTGATAACTCTGAAGCTTGTTTAAAAATAGAAAAAATGATAGAAGATGGTGCAAATATAATAGATATTGGTGCTGTTTCAAGTCGTCCTGGAAGTTTACCTGTTAGTGAAAATATAGAACTTGATAGATTAAAAGATATAGTTCAAACTATTTATCAAAATAAATATTATGAAAAAGTTGATTTTTCCATAGATTCTTTTTCTCCAAAAGTTATAGAATATGTTTTAAATCATGGCTTTAAAATAGTAAATGATATAACAGGTTTAGAAAATGATGAAGTTTGTAAACTTGTATCAAAATATAACGCTCAAGCAGTTATTATGCATATGCAAAATAATCAAACAAATATGCAAGAAGCTCCTTTTTATGAAGATGTTATAGTTGAAATTGATGATTTTTTTAACAACCGATTAGAAAAAGTAAAAAGTTTTGGAGTAAAAGATATAGTTTTAGATGTGGGTATTGGTTTTGGGAAAACTTTGGAACATAACCTACTTTTACTTAAAAATTTAGAACATTTTAAACACTTTGGATATGAGTTACTAATTGGGGCAAGTAGAAAATCTATGATAGATAAAATAACACCAACTGAAATTTTAGATAGACTTCCAGGAACTTTGGCAATTCATTTAGAATCTATTAGAAATGGTGCTTCAATTATTAGATGCCATGATGTAAAAGAGCACTTTCAAGCAATAAAAGTTTTTGAAGCGATAGAAAATATAAATTAA
- a CDS encoding YggT family protein, which yields MIDALLTSIFTLIFSIIFLYKWVVIISALLTWVKPDPYNPIVQILYRLTEPVYAFIRRYIPTVFGGMDLAPLILIFGLIFIETLLKNLFF from the coding sequence ATGATAGATGCACTATTAACTTCAATTTTTACACTAATTTTTAGTATTATTTTTTTATATAAGTGGGTTGTTATTATTTCAGCACTTTTAACTTGGGTAAAACCTGATCCTTATAATCCAATAGTTCAAATTCTTTATAGATTAACTGAACCAGTTTATGCTTTTATAAGAAGATATATACCAACAGTATTTGGTGGAATGGATTTGGCTCCACTAATTTTAATTTTTGGATTAATTTTCATAGAGACACTTCTAAAAAACTTATTCTTCTAA
- a CDS encoding M16 family metallopeptidase: protein MSATIKHINIKGTEVPIIFEEQKDLPILNLQLVFQNSGYIQDKDKSGLVNLSSSILNEGTKELGSSNFAQILDENAITIHSSNGFETFVIEISSLKEQSKKAVSLLNDLLKSPNFTQSSLDKIKTIQTGYLKRKENDFDFIAQNQLKALLFKDTALENPSSGTIESISKIELKDIENFLSKTISLNNLIIVAGGNFTQKEIETLIKPILENLKIGEKSEVKKIDFKSQKSEKTLQRDTEQAYIYFGSSFNIDSKDEKNYKAKVASFILGGSGFGSRLMEEIRVKRGLAYSAYGNISINKTHTYFSGYLQTKNETAKEAQELVSKLVDEFVENGVTQEELTAAKNFLLGSEPLRNETLAQRLNKAFTLYYRGLDQDYSKKELEKIQNLKLEDLNNYIKSHKEINNLTFSIVRR from the coding sequence ATGAGTGCTACAATAAAGCATATTAATATAAAAGGTACAGAAGTACCAATAATTTTTGAAGAACAAAAAGATTTACCAATTTTAAATTTACAATTAGTTTTTCAAAATTCTGGTTATATTCAAGATAAAGATAAAAGTGGTTTAGTAAATTTATCTTCAAGTATTTTAAATGAAGGAACAAAAGAGTTAGGTAGCTCAAATTTTGCTCAAATACTTGATGAAAATGCAATAACAATCCATAGTTCAAATGGATTTGAAACATTTGTTATTGAAATTTCAAGTTTAAAAGAACAATCAAAAAAAGCAGTTAGTTTATTAAATGATTTACTAAAATCTCCAAACTTTACACAAAGTTCTTTGGATAAAATAAAAACTATTCAAACTGGATATTTAAAAAGAAAAGAAAATGATTTTGACTTTATTGCACAAAATCAGTTAAAAGCCCTACTTTTTAAAGATACAGCTTTAGAAAATCCATCAAGTGGAACAATAGAATCTATTTCAAAAATAGAGTTAAAAGATATAGAAAACTTTTTATCAAAAACTATATCTTTAAATAACTTGATTATTGTTGCAGGTGGTAATTTTACACAAAAAGAGATAGAAACTCTAATAAAACCTATTTTGGAAAATTTAAAAATAGGCGAAAAATCTGAAGTAAAAAAAATAGACTTTAAATCACAAAAAAGTGAAAAAACTCTTCAAAGAGATACAGAACAAGCTTATATTTATTTTGGAAGTTCATTTAATATAGATTCAAAAGATGAAAAGAATTATAAAGCAAAAGTTGCTTCATTTATTTTAGGTGGTTCTGGTTTTGGTTCAAGATTGATGGAAGAAATTAGAGTAAAAAGAGGTTTAGCTTATAGTGCTTATGGAAATATCTCTATAAATAAAACTCATACATATTTTAGTGGTTATTTACAAACAAAAAATGAAACGGCAAAAGAAGCTCAAGAATTAGTTTCAAAATTAGTAGATGAGTTTGTAGAAAATGGTGTTACTCAAGAAGAATTAACAGCTGCTAAGAATTTTTTATTAGGAAGTGAACCTCTTAGAAATGAAACTTTAGCACAAAGATTAAATAAAGCATTTACACTATATTATCGAGGATTAGACCAAGATTATTCTAAAAAAGAATTAGAAAAAATTCAAAATCTAAAACTTGAAGATTTAAATAACTATATAAAATCTCACAAAGAGATAAATAATTTAACATTCTCAATAGTAAGGAGATAA
- a CDS encoding class 1 fructose-bisphosphatase yields the protein MQEIIKAIEESAIKIKHLIETGDTGKSESENSTGDTQLKLDIASDEIIENIFKKIPSIKAIVSEEQEAIVNLHENGKYLIAYDPLDGSSLVDVNLSVGSIFGIYENEFNAQNIVASVYVVFGPRVEMVVTTTDVKMYRLLDAKFTFIQNIKLNEKGKLNAPGSTQNCWAPFHKQLIDDIFNDGYRLRYSGGMVPDLHQILLKGGGLFSYPGTSDKPKGKLRQLFEVFPFALAYEKAGGQAVDGFKRVLEVQTTHIHDTTPCFFGSNSEINRVLEVYKNNG from the coding sequence ATGCAAGAAATAATTAAAGCAATTGAAGAATCTGCAATAAAAATCAAACATTTAATTGAAACAGGTGACACAGGGAAAAGTGAATCTGAGAATTCAACTGGAGATACACAACTAAAACTTGATATTGCAAGTGATGAAATCATTGAAAATATTTTCAAAAAAATTCCAAGTATAAAAGCAATTGTTAGTGAAGAGCAAGAAGCAATTGTAAACTTACATGAAAATGGTAAATATTTAATAGCTTATGATCCACTTGATGGTTCATCTCTAGTCGATGTAAACCTATCTGTTGGTTCAATTTTTGGTATTTATGAAAATGAATTTAATGCACAAAATATAGTTGCTTCAGTTTATGTAGTTTTTGGTCCAAGAGTTGAAATGGTAGTAACTACAACTGATGTAAAAATGTATAGATTATTAGATGCTAAATTTACTTTTATTCAAAATATTAAACTTAATGAAAAAGGTAAATTAAATGCTCCTGGTTCTACACAAAATTGTTGGGCACCTTTTCATAAACAGTTAATTGATGACATTTTTAATGATGGTTATAGATTAAGATATAGTGGAGGAATGGTTCCAGATTTACACCAAATTTTATTAAAAGGTGGTGGACTTTTTTCATATCCAGGAACAAGTGATAAACCAAAAGGAAAATTAAGACAGTTATTTGAAGTTTTCCCTTTTGCATTAGCTTATGAAAAAGCTGGTGGTCAAGCTGTTGATGGATTTAAAAGAGTTTTAGAAGTGCAAACTACACATATTCACGATACAACTCCTTGCTTTTTTGGTTCAAATAGTGAAATAAACAGAGTTTTAGAAGTTTATAAAAATAATGGCTGA
- a CDS encoding dehypoxanthine futalosine cyclase, which produces MVKKIEVDLKKRLTNEETLDLIKNASLLELGEMATKKKSELHPEKITTFIVDRNINYTNVCWVDCKFCAFFRHGKDEDSYVLKFDEIDQKIEELLEIGGTQILFQGGVHPKLKIDYYEELVGHINTKYPQITIHGFSAIEIDFIARISKISKLEVLKRLQAKGLSSIPGAGAEILSDRVRDIIAPKKMDTKEWLEVHRLAHSIGMKTTATMMFGTVETDEEIIEHWEHLRKLQDETGGFRAFIMWSFQGQNTKLIEEHPEIKPQSSNRYLRLLAVARLYLDNFQNMQSSWVTQGSYIGQLALKFGANDLGSTMMEENVVKAAGAANRMNQDEMIRLIKDIGEYPAKRNTAYEILERF; this is translated from the coding sequence ATGGTTAAAAAAATTGAAGTCGATTTAAAAAAAAGACTTACAAATGAAGAAACTTTAGATTTAATAAAAAATGCCTCACTTTTAGAGTTAGGTGAAATGGCAACTAAAAAAAAATCTGAACTTCACCCTGAAAAAATAACAACATTTATAGTTGATAGAAATATTAACTATACAAATGTTTGTTGGGTTGATTGTAAATTTTGTGCTTTTTTTAGACACGGAAAAGATGAAGATTCATATGTTTTAAAATTTGATGAAATTGATCAAAAAATTGAAGAACTTCTAGAAATTGGTGGAACTCAAATACTTTTTCAAGGTGGAGTTCATCCAAAACTAAAAATTGATTATTATGAAGAATTAGTAGGACATATAAATACAAAATATCCACAAATTACTATTCATGGATTTTCAGCTATTGAAATTGATTTTATTGCAAGAATTTCAAAAATATCTAAACTTGAAGTTCTAAAAAGATTACAAGCAAAAGGTTTAAGTTCAATTCCTGGAGCTGGAGCTGAAATTTTAAGCGATAGAGTAAGAGATATAATTGCTCCAAAAAAAATGGATACAAAAGAATGGTTAGAAGTTCATAGACTTGCTCACTCGATTGGTATGAAAACAACAGCGACTATGATGTTTGGAACAGTTGAAACTGATGAAGAAATAATTGAACATTGGGAACATTTACGAAAACTTCAAGATGAAACGGGTGGTTTCAGAGCATTTATTATGTGGTCATTTCAAGGTCAAAATACAAAACTGATAGAAGAACATCCAGAAATCAAACCTCAATCATCAAATAGATATTTAAGATTACTTGCAGTTGCAAGATTATATTTAGATAATTTTCAAAATATGCAAAGCTCTTGGGTAACACAAGGAAGCTATATAGGACAACTTGCCCTTAAATTTGGTGCAAATGACTTAGGAAGCACTATGATGGAAGAAAATGTAGTAAAAGCAGCAGGTGCTGCAAATAGAATGAATCAAGATGAAATGATAAGACTTATAAAAGATATCGGTGAATATCCTGCAAAAAGAAATACTGCTTACGAAATTTTAGAAAGATTTTAA
- the bamA gene encoding outer membrane protein assembly factor BamA, translating to MPYNVNLRIIVKNKIILLSLACATILSAETIKSIEFKNVSKISPQILDEILDMKVGDTIDENRLNEALVKFYKQGYFEDIQVLNENGNLKLVFKEKPSIANVDIKGYKTRTEDIETLKTAIKLKKGSMYSEKRVKEAKEKLLSMLESEGYINSVVETEVEKLNEDSLKITFNVNKGDEIIIKKANYHGADNLEQNDFDHVTANKEVEFASWWFGQNDGEVKIDQLKYDARRINDLYYEKGYLDAQVKEPFLDIDFASNQAKLDFFITEGEQYTTNNIKIYLDSSIVDPETIYPELKLIVGRTFNIKKLREDQDYIKTQVADQGYAYAEVKFDLKKNEETKLVDVIFSVVPGKKVYINDVKISGNTRTLDRVVRRNVYLAPGDLYNLTDFKDSTNKLKRSRFFDDVKIEEKRISDDKMDIIVKVTEAATGSLMLGGGYGSYDKFMVSGSVSDVNIFGSGLALGLSTDMSAHSNRFELSLKNPAIRDSDYNGEVEIHSTDYEIDRSKYDSDVATKGFSVAIGKEIVRNLYAGTRYKLDFVSENYDYASDSTIAENKRFQDTDYVNSSVTPYLNYDNTDDYYFPREGFRANTSLEYAGVGGDSKYVKSTSSLKYFYSLEDLAELDWVLRLKTQVRMLFDNGQINQGDSLYLGGPKTLRGYKSYAFPKNETGEKTDPYKNMWANSAEMSFPLVPSAKMRWGVFYDYGMIGQDSFDEIERSGAGLLLEWVSPMGPLQLIFARALDDEPGDDTSSFEFSFGASF from the coding sequence ATGCCCTACAATGTAAATTTAAGGATTATTGTGAAAAATAAAATCATATTATTATCTTTAGCTTGTGCCACAATACTAAGTGCAGAAACTATAAAATCAATAGAGTTTAAAAACGTAAGTAAAATTTCACCACAAATTTTAGACGAAATTTTAGATATGAAAGTTGGCGATACAATCGATGAAAATAGATTGAATGAAGCTTTGGTAAAGTTTTATAAACAAGGATATTTTGAAGATATTCAAGTTTTAAATGAAAATGGAAATTTAAAATTAGTTTTTAAAGAAAAACCTTCTATTGCAAATGTTGATATAAAAGGTTATAAAACTAGAACTGAAGATATTGAAACTCTTAAAACAGCAATCAAATTAAAAAAAGGTTCAATGTATAGTGAAAAAAGAGTAAAAGAAGCTAAAGAAAAGCTTCTTAGTATGCTTGAGAGTGAAGGATATATAAATTCTGTTGTTGAAACAGAAGTTGAAAAATTAAATGAAGACTCTTTAAAAATCACTTTCAATGTAAATAAAGGTGATGAAATCATCATTAAAAAAGCAAACTATCATGGTGCTGATAATTTAGAACAAAATGATTTCGATCATGTTACTGCAAATAAAGAAGTTGAATTTGCTTCTTGGTGGTTTGGACAAAATGATGGTGAAGTAAAAATTGACCAATTAAAATATGATGCAAGAAGAATAAATGACCTTTATTATGAAAAAGGTTATTTAGATGCTCAAGTAAAAGAACCATTTTTGGATATTGATTTTGCTTCAAATCAAGCAAAATTAGACTTTTTTATCACAGAAGGTGAACAATACACAACAAATAATATAAAAATCTATTTAGATTCTTCTATTGTTGATCCTGAAACAATTTATCCTGAATTAAAACTTATTGTAGGAAGAACTTTTAATATTAAAAAATTAAGAGAAGACCAAGATTACATAAAAACACAAGTTGCAGACCAAGGTTATGCATATGCTGAAGTAAAATTTGATTTAAAGAAAAATGAAGAAACAAAATTAGTTGATGTTATTTTTAGTGTAGTTCCAGGTAAAAAAGTTTATATAAATGATGTAAAAATTTCAGGAAATACAAGAACATTAGATAGAGTTGTAAGAAGAAATGTTTATTTAGCGCCTGGTGATTTATATAACCTTACAGATTTTAAAGACTCTACAAATAAACTTAAACGTTCAAGATTCTTTGATGATGTAAAAATTGAAGAAAAAAGAATTAGTGATGATAAAATGGATATCATCGTAAAAGTAACTGAAGCTGCTACTGGTTCATTGATGCTTGGAGGAGGATATGGTTCTTATGACAAGTTTATGGTTAGTGGTTCTGTAAGTGATGTAAATATTTTTGGTTCAGGTTTAGCTTTAGGATTGAGTACAGATATGTCTGCTCATAGTAATAGATTTGAACTTAGCCTAAAAAATCCAGCAATAAGAGATAGTGATTATAATGGAGAAGTTGAAATTCACTCAACTGATTATGAAATTGATAGATCAAAATATGATTCTGACGTAGCAACAAAAGGTTTTTCAGTTGCAATAGGAAAAGAAATAGTTAGAAATCTTTATGCAGGAACTAGATATAAACTTGATTTTGTTAGTGAAAATTATGATTATGCTAGTGATAGTACTATTGCAGAAAATAAAAGATTTCAAGATACTGATTATGTAAATAGTTCTGTGACTCCTTATCTTAACTATGATAATACTGATGATTACTACTTCCCTAGAGAAGGATTTAGAGCAAATACATCTTTAGAATATGCAGGAGTTGGTGGAGATTCAAAATATGTAAAATCAACTTCTAGCTTAAAATACTTTTATTCATTAGAAGATTTAGCCGAGTTAGACTGGGTTTTAAGACTTAAAACTCAAGTTAGAATGTTATTTGATAATGGACAAATCAATCAAGGAGACTCTTTATATTTAGGAGGTCCTAAAACATTAAGAGGTTATAAATCTTATGCTTTCCCTAAAAATGAAACAGGAGAGAAAACAGATCCATATAAAAATATGTGGGCAAACTCTGCTGAAATGAGTTTTCCATTAGTTCCTAGTGCAAAAATGAGATGGGGAGTTTTCTATGATTATGGTATGATTGGTCAAGATTCATTTGATGAAATAGAGAGATCAGGAGCCGGATTATTGTTAGAATGGGTTTCTCCGATGGGTCCATTACAACTAATTTTTGCTAGAGCACTTGATGATGAGCCAGGTGATGATACATCTTCATTTGAGTTCTCTTTTGGAGCTAGTTTCTAA
- the gltX gene encoding glutamate--tRNA ligase translates to MLRFAPSPTGDMHIGNLRVAIFNYIVSKQLKEDLIIRIEDTDKERNIEGKDKEILEILNLFSIEYKTVFYQSDNLKYHQKMALQLMTQKKAFACFCSDEKLEELREESIKKGIPFRYDGFCENLSDEAVLNVNAPFTVRLKKPDHNIKFTDLLKGDFDYAPFDIDSFIILRQDKTPTYNYACSVDDMLMDISIVIRGEDHVSNTPKQIHIRDSLGYTKEIKYVHLPIILNAQTGKKMSKRDDASSVKWLIEQGFLPSAIANYLVLMGNKTPSEIFTLEEAIEWFKIENISKSSAKFDIDKLRFINRKHIENLDDMRLSKILGFADSDIGKLGKLFLEEASTIKEIKEKIEPIFATKTTLEGFENEFKVIKECLQKAPYFDNYEDLKNYIVDETSLKGKNLFKPLRYILTGVENGPNLSDIYPLIKNYLGDIIK, encoded by the coding sequence TTGTTAAGATTTGCCCCAAGTCCAACAGGAGACATGCATATTGGAAATTTGCGAGTTGCTATTTTCAATTATATCGTATCTAAACAACTAAAAGAAGATTTGATAATAAGAATTGAAGATACAGATAAAGAAAGAAATATAGAAGGAAAAGATAAAGAGATTTTAGAGATTTTAAATCTTTTTTCAATAGAGTATAAAACAGTATTTTATCAAAGTGACAACTTAAAATATCACCAAAAAATGGCATTACAATTAATGACTCAAAAAAAAGCTTTTGCTTGTTTTTGTAGTGATGAAAAACTTGAAGAATTAAGAGAAGAATCTATAAAAAAAGGAATTCCTTTTAGATATGATGGATTTTGTGAAAATTTATCTGATGAAGCAGTTCTAAATGTAAACGCACCTTTTACTGTTAGATTAAAAAAACCAGATCATAATATAAAATTTACTGATTTACTAAAAGGTGATTTTGACTATGCACCTTTTGATATTGATAGTTTTATAATTTTAAGACAAGATAAAACTCCAACTTATAATTATGCTTGTTCTGTTGATGATATGTTAATGGATATTTCAATAGTTATTCGTGGAGAAGACCATGTTTCAAATACACCAAAACAAATACACATTAGAGATTCATTAGGATATACAAAAGAGATAAAATATGTTCATTTACCAATTATTTTAAATGCACAAACTGGTAAAAAAATGAGTAAAAGAGATGATGCAAGTAGTGTAAAATGGCTAATTGAACAAGGATTTCTTCCAAGTGCTATTGCAAATTATCTTGTGTTGATGGGAAATAAAACTCCATCTGAAATTTTTACTTTAGAAGAAGCCATAGAGTGGTTTAAAATAGAAAATATTTCAAAAAGTTCAGCAAAATTTGATATAGATAAATTAAGATTCATAAATAGAAAACATATTGAAAATCTTGATGATATGAGATTATCAAAAATTTTAGGTTTTGCAGATAGTGATATAGGAAAATTAGGAAAACTATTTTTAGAAGAAGCAAGTACTATAAAAGAGATAAAAGAAAAGATTGAACCAATCTTTGCTACAAAAACAACTCTTGAAGGTTTTGAAAATGAATTTAAAGTAATTAAAGAGTGTTTACAAAAAGCTCCTTATTTCGATAATTATGAAGATTTAAAAAATTATATTGTAGATGAAACTTCTTTAAAAGGGAAAAATCTATTTAAACCATTAAGATATATCTTAACAGGTGTTGAAAATGGTCCAAATTTATCAGATATTTACCCTTTAATTAAAAACTATTTAGGAGACATTATAAAATGA
- a CDS encoding prephenate dehydrogenase translates to MNIGIIGLGLMGGSLAKAVKRYGIASKVYGFTNSEKNKKDILDLNLVDELVDLETLKKVSDVIILAIPVDAIISMFPNFLDIDENTTIIDMGSTKEYIVKSIPPKIRKNFIAAHPMTGTEKSGPKAAIDDLYEGKTVVFCDLEQNANIHVNRAFKIFQEIGMRIVVMDSDKHDIHACYISHLPHIISFSLANTVMSHEDPKSIIALAAGGFKDMSRIAKSSPRMWSDIFKQNRENLLKAIESFENQLDDAKEMIKNENYENLEEWMKKANSLHEIL, encoded by the coding sequence TTGAATATTGGAATTATAGGTTTAGGACTTATGGGGGGTTCTTTAGCAAAAGCTGTAAAAAGATATGGTATTGCTTCAAAAGTTTATGGTTTTACAAATAGTGAAAAAAATAAAAAAGATATTTTAGATTTGAATTTGGTAGATGAATTAGTAGATTTAGAAACACTTAAAAAAGTTTCTGATGTTATTATTTTAGCAATACCTGTAGATGCTATTATCTCGATGTTTCCAAACTTTTTAGATATAGATGAAAATACAACTATTATAGATATGGGTTCAACTAAAGAGTATATTGTAAAAAGTATTCCACCTAAAATAAGAAAAAACTTTATTGCAGCACATCCTATGACAGGAACTGAAAAATCAGGACCAAAAGCTGCTATTGATGATTTATATGAAGGGAAAACTGTTGTTTTTTGTGATTTAGAACAAAATGCAAATATTCATGTAAATAGAGCCTTTAAAATATTTCAAGAAATAGGTATGAGAATAGTAGTTATGGATAGCGATAAACACGATATTCATGCTTGTTATATCTCTCATTTACCTCATATAATATCTTTTTCTTTGGCAAATACTGTTATGAGTCATGAAGATCCAAAATCTATTATTGCACTTGCTGCTGGTGGATTTAAGGATATGAGTAGAATTGCAAAATCAAGTCCACGAATGTGGAGTGATATTTTCAAACAAAATAGAGAAAACCTTTTAAAAGCTATTGAGTCGTTTGAAAATCAATTAGATGATGCAAAAGAGATGATAAAAAATGAAAATTATGAAAATTTAGAAGAGTGGATGAAAAAAGCAAATAGCTTGCATGAGATACTATAA